One Brassica napus cultivar Da-Ae chromosome C4, Da-Ae, whole genome shotgun sequence genomic region harbors:
- the LOC106399451 gene encoding LOW QUALITY PROTEIN: putative F-box protein At2g19630 (The sequence of the model RefSeq protein was modified relative to this genomic sequence to represent the inferred CDS: inserted 2 bases in 1 codon), protein PLRGSKTLEDGRDNSLPFPIDVIMEIFSRLPVKAIAICRCVSKTWSSVLRRQDFTELFLSRSRTLPKLLLAYKKGGELFFFSAPQPQNPDANSSPVVGTYHMKLSFDAYFRNRGFQISGVDQGLVGLTNQWFLQGXVSKYSAPVICNPSTGQLFGYDPIDKQVKVLSLSGEPNMVSEEYQIMTLGMGKLFQRMINCGRFLLCNPHFKGICINGVLYYPSLDFPRGSYLLVCFDVRSEKLTFINFIIMVGTMINYNGKLGFLLSVKSGYVDESSTSVNLWVLEDIHKQEWSERTFVLPALWEEDIVESAMLGFVGMTGTNEIVMRPLSLPGRPFYLIYFNIERNTVVRVAIQGMNGSEYDHVHIFLDHVENVKLL, encoded by the exons CCTCTCCGGGGATCGAAGACCTTAGAGGATGGAAGAGACAACTCATTACCATTTCCAATCGATGTCATCATGGAGATATTCTCGAGGCTGCCGGTGAAGGCAATAGCGATATGTCGGTGCGTTTCGAAGACCTGGTCCTCCGTCCTTCGCCGTCAAGATTTCACGGAGCTGTTCTTGAGTAGGTCACGCACACTCCCCAAGCTGTTGCTCGCCTACAAAAAAGGCGGtgagttgttcttcttctcGGCACCTCAGCCGCAAAATCCGGATGCGAACTCGTCTCCAGTAGTGGGCACTTATCATATGAAGTTGTCCTTTGATGCCTACTTCCGTAATCGTGGGTTTCAAATAAGTGGCGTTGATCAAGGCTTGGTGGGTCTTACAAATCAGTGGTTCCTACAGGG AGTAAGTAAGTACTCGGCGCCGGTGATCTGCAACCCTAGCACAGGACAATTGTTTGGGTATGATCCTATTGATAAACAAGTCAAGGTATTGTCCTTGTCAGGAGAGCCCAACATGGTGTCTGAGGAGTATCAAATCATGACATTAGGAATGGGGAAGCTGTTTCAGAGAATGATCAACTGTGGCCGCTTTCTCCTTTGTAATCCACATTTCAAAGGGATATGCATCAATGGTGTTTTGTACTATCCATCTCTTGATTTTCCTAGAGGGAGTTATCTGTTAGTTTGTTTTGACGTTAGATCTGAAAAGCTCACctttattaattttatcataATGGTGGGAACTATGATAAACTACAATGGTAAATTAGGTTTTCTTCTGTCTGTGAAATCTGGCTACGTTGATGAAAGCAGTACCAGTGTTAATCTGTGGGTACTTGAGGATATCCACAAGCAGGAATGGTCTGAGCGTACGTTTGTACTGCCCGCTTTGTGGGAGGAGGATATTGTTGAGAGTGCAATGTTAGGCTTTGTTGGAATGACGGGAACAAATGAGATTGTTATGAGGCCACTGAGTCTTCCAGGAAGACCTTTTTACCTAATCTACTTCAATATTGAGAGGAATACTGTCGTTAGAGTTGCAATCCAAGGAATGAATGGTTCTGAGTATGATCATGTTCACATCTTTCTAGACCATGTAGAAAATGTGAAGCTTCTGTAA
- the LOC106450103 gene encoding uclacyanin 1-like gives MASREMLIILLVLASTLIGLAVATDHTIGGPSGWTVGTNLGTWATGQTFAVGDNLVFAYPSAFHDVTEVTKTEFNSCQAVKPLITFANGNSIVPLTTPGKRYFICGMPGHCTQGMKLEVNVIPTANAAPTAPVPNSVPSINAPSPSSVLPIQPLNPVLALSPSSSTPLPSSSLPLIPAQSPGLSPTAAVGTSLPLFPGSPASSSSTTTKTVGSFPSSGTGTTADLYGAGAPPVDSSSSSSTKSLVLGFGFMIAMMLHLF, from the exons atggCATCCAGAGAAATGCTGATCATATTATTGGTCCTCGCAAGTACACTCATCGGTCTAGCAGTAGCTACAGACCATACAATTGGTGGTCCTAGTGGTTGGACCGTAGGCACTAATCTTGGAACTTGGGCTACAGGACAAACATTTGCTGTTGGAGATAATCTTG TTTTCGCTTACCCTTCTGCATTCCACGACGTCACTGAAGTCACCAAAACGGAATTCAACAGCTGTCAAGCGGTTAAACCGCTTATAACGTTCGCTAATGGAAACTCCATTGTTCCTCTCACCACTCCTGGAAAAAG GTACTTCATTTGTGGAATGCCTGGACATTGCACACAAGGGATGAAACTTGAAGTAAACGTTATTCCAACCGCAAACGCAGCACCAACCGCACCGGTTCCAAACTCTGTTCCATCTATAAACGCGCCTTCGCCTTCTTCTGTTCTACCAATACAACCTCTTAACCCTGTCCTtgctctctctccttcttcctcaACTCCGCTTCCTTCCTCCTCTCTGCCTCTTATTCCGGCACAGTCGCCCGGACTTTCTCCAACGGCTGCAGTGGGGACTTCTTTGCCGTTGTTCCCAGGCTCACCTGCCAGCTCTAGCAGCACCACCACCAAAACCGTCGGGAGCTTCCCTTCTAGTGGTACGGGTACGACGGCTGATCTTTACGGAGCAGGAGCTCCTCCGGTtgactcctcctcctcctcctctacgAAAAGCCTTGTTTTGGGATTCGGATTCATGATTGCTATGATGCTTCATTTGTTCTAA